The following proteins come from a genomic window of Lolium rigidum isolate FL_2022 chromosome 5, APGP_CSIRO_Lrig_0.1, whole genome shotgun sequence:
- the LOC124657902 gene encoding probable sarcosine oxidase encodes MAAAPAPSDRFDVIVVGAGIMGSCAAHAAASRGARVLLLERFDLLHHRGSSHGESRTIRDAYPQPHYPPMVRLARRLWADAQRDAGYDVLTPAPHLDLGPRDDPALLATIANGGAAELPAAGGARPAWADAFRVPEGWTAACGDLGGVIKATKAVAMFQALAAKMGAVVRDKVEVVDVARKQGEGTTIVVRTSSGEEFHGAKCIVTVGAWTSKLVKSVTGADLPVQPLHTLICYWKIKPGHEHELTTEAGFPTFASYGDTWIYSTPSMEYPGLIKISMHGGPPCDPDSRDWAIGPGEGGLVDPVARWIEKVMPGHVDTAGGPVLRLPCMYSMTPDEDFVIDFLGGEEFGRDVVIGAGFCGHGFKMAPAVGRILAEMALDGEARTATEAGVELQHFRIGRFEGNPMGNAMSF; translated from the exons ATGGCAGCAGCTCCGGCGCCGTCCGACCGGTTCGACGTGATCGTGGTGGGCGCGGGCATCATGGGCAGCTGCGCGGCGCACGCGGCGGCGTCCCGGGGCGCGCGCGTGCTCCTGCTCGAGCGCTTCGACCTGCTGCACCACCGCGGCTCGTCGCACGGCGAGTCGCGCACCATCCGCGACGCCTACCCGCAGCCGCACTACCCGCCCATGGTCCGCCTCGCGCGCCGCCTCTGGGCCGACGCCCAGCGGGACGCCGGGTACGACGTCCTCACGCCGGCGCCGCACCTCGACCTGGGGCCCAGGGACGACCCCGCGCTCCTCGCCACCATCGCCAACGGCGGCGCCGCGGAGCTCCCCGCCGCCGGTGGAGCCAGGCCGGCGTGGGCCGACGCGTTCAGGGTGCCGGAGGGGTGGACGGCGGCGTGCGGCGACCTGGGCGGGGTGATCAAGGCCACCAAGGCGGTGGCCATGTTCCAGGCGCTCGCCGCCAAGATGGGCGCCGTCGTCAGGGACAAGGTGGAGGTGGTCGACGTCGCCAGGAAGCAAG GAGAAGGAACGACAATCGTGGTTCGAACCTCGAGTGGCGAGGAGTTCCATGGCGCCAAGTGCATCGTCACAGTGGGCGCGTGGACGAGCAAGCTGGTGAAGTCCGTCACCGGCGCCGACCTCCCCGTGCAGCCTCTCCACACGCTCATCTGTTACTGGAAGATCAAACCGGGCCACGAGCACGAGCTGACGACGGAGGCTGGGTTCCCGACGTTTGCTAGCTACGGCGACACGTGGATCTATAGCACACCGTCGATGGAGTACCCTGGCCTGATCAAGATCTCCATGCACGGCGGGCCGCCGTGCGACCCAGACAGCAGGGACTGGGCTATCGGCCCTGGGGAGGGCGGGCTGGTGGATCCCGTGGCGCGGTGGATAGAAAAAGTTATGCCGGGCCACGTGGACACTGCCGGCGGCCCGGTGCTCCGGCTGCCGTGCATGTACTCCATGACGCCCGATGAGGACTTCGTGATTGACTTCCTAGGTGGGGAGGAGTTCGGGAGGGATGTGGTGATCGGCGCCGGATTCTGTGGCCATGGGTTCAAGATGGCACCAGCTGTGGGGAGGATCCTGGCAGAGATGGCGCTGGACGGCGAGGCTAGGACAGCCACGGAGGCCGGCGTGGAGCTCCAGCACTTCAGGATCGGCCGGTTTGAGGGAAACCCGATGGGGAATGCAATGAGTTTCTGA
- the LOC124653886 gene encoding probable sarcosine oxidase: MAAPASERFDVIVVGAGIMGSCAAHAAASRGARVLLLERFDLLHQLGSSHGESRTIRATYPQPHYPPLVRLSRRLWDDAQRDAGYSVLTPAPHLDLGPKDDPAFVAAVANGGATELAAGEGGARPKWAEVFRVPEGWTMASSELGGVMKATKAVAMFQALAVKMGAVVRDRAEVVDVARKQGDGTIVVRTSSGEEFHGAKCIITIGAWTSKLVKSVTGTDFPVQPLHVLICYWKVKPGHEHELTTEAGFPTFASYGDPYIYSTPSMEYPGLIKIARHGGPPCDPDSRDWAIGSGEGGLVDPVARWIDEVMPGMVDTAGGPVLRQPCMYSMTPDEDFVIDFLGGEEFGMDVVVGAGFSGHGFKMGPAVGKILAEMALDGEARTAAEAGVELRHFRIGRFKGNPMGNAMSF, encoded by the exons ATGGCAGCTCCGGCGTCCGAGCGGTTCGACGTGATCGTGGTGGGCGCGGGCATCATGGGAAGCTGCGCGGCGCACGCGGCGGCGTCCCGTGGCGCGCGCGTGCTCCTGCTGGAGCGCTTCGACCTGCTGCACCAGCTCGGCTCGTCTCACGGCGAGTCCCGCACCATCCGCGCCACCTACCCGCAGCCGCACTACCCGCCACTGGTccgcctctcgcgccgcctctgggACGACGCCCAGCGCGACGCCGGATACTCCGTGCTCACGCCGGCGCCGCACCTCGACCTGGGGCCCAAGGACGATCCTGcgttcgtcgccgccgtcgctaaCGGTGGCGCCAccgagctcgccgccggcgagggtGGAGCCAGGCCAAAGTGGGCGGAGGTGTTCAGGGTGCCGGAAGGGTGGACGATGGCGAGCAGCGAGTTGGGCGGGGTGATGAAGGCGACCAAGGCCGTGGCCATGTTCCAGGCGCTCGCCGTCAAGATGGGCGCCGTCGTCAGGGACAGGGCCGAGGTGGTCGACGTCGCCAGGAAGCAAG GAGATGGAACGATCGTGGTTCGGACATCGAGCGGCGAGGAGTTCCATGGAGCCAAGTGCATCATCACCATCGGCGCGTGGACGAGCAAGTTGGTGAAGTCCGTCACCGGAACCGACTTTCCCGTGCAGCCACTCCACGTCCTCATATGCTACTGGAAGGTCAAACCAGGCCACGAGCACGAGCTCACGACGGAGGCCGGATTTCCGACATTTGCTAGCTATGGTGACCCGTACATCTACAGCACGCCATCGATGGAATACCCTGGCCTAATCAAGATCGCAAGGCATGGTGGGCCACCTTGCGACCCAGACAGCAGGGACTGGGCCATCGGCTCCGGGGAAGGAGGGCTGGTGGATCCTGTGGCGCGGTGGATCGACGAGGTGATGCCAGGAATGGTGGACACCGCCGGCGGGCCGGTTCTCCGGCAGCCGTGCATGTACTCCATGACGCCGGATGAGGACTTCGTGATCGACTTCCTGGGCGGGGAGGAGTTCGGGATGGACGTGGTTGTCGGTGCCGGGTTCTCAGGGCACGGCTTCAAGATGGGGCCGGCGGTAGGAAAGATCCTGGCCGAAATGGCGCTGGATGGCGAGGCAAGGACGGCCGCGGAGGCCGGCGTGGAGCTTCGACACTTCAGGATCGGCCGGTTCAAGGGCAACCCGATGGGGAATGCCATGAGTTTCTGA